In Gasterosteus aculeatus chromosome 15, fGasAcu3.hap1.1, whole genome shotgun sequence, a single genomic region encodes these proteins:
- the lclat1 gene encoding lysocardiolipin acyltransferase 1, translated as MAVSVRGLYFVVTLFLASFFGSVFMLGPFLPLMLLSPAWYRWITDRIVATWLTLPVSLLELVFGVKVVITGDGFIPGERSVIIMNHRTRLDWMFLWCCLLRYSYLRLEKICLKAALKAVPGFGWAMQVACFVFIHRRWEDDKKHMENMLDYFCDIREPLQLLLFPEGTDLTENTRAKSNVFAAQNNLPEFEYVLHPRSTGFTFIVDRLRKGDNLDAVHDITVAYPKNIPQTERHLILGLFPREIHFHVRRYPVSSLPDSSSDLESWCRDRWAEKETRLRDFYSGQRRGFDGDGVVLVPPCKTELRVSLIKAASLLYWSSFIALCFTGLWLWAPVRLYFLVMVGVYTAQQKLIGGLELLELACHRFWKSMAAAAAADEKGKSGKMQ; from the exons ATGGCCGTGTCGGTGCGAGGCCTGTACTTTGTGGTCACCCTGTTTTTGGCCAGCTTCTTCGGAAGTGTCTTCATGCTGGGTCCGTTCCTGCCTCTCATGCTGCTGTCCCCTGCTTGGTACCGCTGGATCACCGATCGCATCGTCGCTACCTGGCTCACTCTGCCTGTG TCGTTGCTGGAGCTGGTGTTCGGGGTGAAGGTGGTGATAACGGGTGATGGCTTCATTCCGGGCGAGCGAAGTGTGATCATCATGAACCACCGCACCCGACTGGACTGGATGTTTCTTTGGTGTTGTCTGCTCAGGTACAGCTACCTTCGCCTGGAGAAGATCTGCCTCAAGGCTGCCCTGAAAGCTGTGCCTGGCTTCG GCTGGGCCATGCAGGTCGCCTGCTTCGTCTTCATTCACCGTCGTTGGGAGGACGACAAGAAGCACATGGAGAACATGCTGGACTATTTCTGCGACATCAGAGAgcccctgcagctgctcctgttCCCGGAGGGCACAGACCTCACCG AAAATACAAGAGCAAAGAGCAATGTGTTTGCTGCCCAGAACAACCTGCCAGAATTCGAGTATGTGCTGCATCCCCGCAGCACTGGATTCACCTTCATTGTGGACAGACTACGAAAAG GAGATAACCTGGATGCTGTCCACGATATCACGGTGGCATACCCCAAGAACATCCCCCAGACGGAGCGCCACCTCATCCTGGGGCTTTTCCCCCGCGAGATCCACTTCCACGTCCGCCGCTACCCGGTGAGCTCCCTGCCCGACTCCTCCTCCGACCTGGAGTCCTGGTGTCGGGACCGCTGGGCCGAGAAGGAAACCCGACTGCGCGACTTCTACTCGGGCCAGCGGCGGGGCTTCGACGGGGACGGCGTTGTGCTCGTGCCGCCGTGTAAGACGGAGCTGCGGGTGTCTCTGATCAAAGCAGCCTCGCTGCTGTACTGGAGCAGCTTCATCGCTCTGTGCTTCACCGGCCTGTGGCTGTGGGCTCCGGTCAGGCTCTACTTCCTGGTCATGGTCGGAGTGTACACGGCCCAGCAGAAGCTGATCGGCgggctggagctgctggagttgGCCTGCCATCGCTTCTGGAAGTCcatggccgccgccgccgccgcggacgAGAAGGGTAAGAGTGGGAAGATGCAGTGA
- the lbh gene encoding protein LBH: MSVFSPQIYCPVFVPSRDMTEVMINSTSMEDMRLSPSKDRLSFQIFPDPSDFDRCCKLKDRLPSIVVEPTEGEVESGELRWPPEEFLVSEGDEEEEQNNGGIQNGQPTQNSQR, encoded by the exons ATGTCTGTATTTTCTCCGCAGATATACTG CCCAGTGTTTGTGCCCAGCCGAGATATGACTGAGGTGATGATCAACAGCACCTCCATGGAGGACATGAGGCTCAGTCCGAGCAAAGACCGACTCTCCTTCCAG atatTCCCAGACCCCTCGGACTTTGACCGTTGCTGTAAGCTCAAAGATCGACTGCCATCCATCGTTGTCGAGCCGACGGAAGGCGAAGTAGAGAGCGGGGAGCTTCGCTGGCCTCCAGAAGAGTTTCTGGTCAGTGAGGGggacgaggaagaagagcagaatAATGGCGGCATCCAAAATGGACAGCCAACACAGAATTCTCAGCGTTAG
- the LOC120832886 gene encoding protein yippee-like 5, whose protein sequence is MGRIFLDHIGGTRLFSCANCDTILTNRSELISTRFTGATGRAFLFNKVVNLQYSEVQDRVMLTGRHMVRDVSCKNCNSKLGWIYEFATEDSQRYKEGRVILERALVRESEGFEEHVPSDNS, encoded by the exons ATGGGACGCATCTTCTTGGACCACATTGGCGGAACTCGCCTCTTCTCCTGCGCCAACTGTGACACCATCCTAACGAACCGGTCCGAGCTCATCTCAACTCGCTTCACGGGCGCCACGGGCCGAGCCTTCCTCTTCAACAAG GTGGTGAACCTCCAGTACAGCGAGGTGCAGGACCGAGTGATGCTGACCGGCAGACACATGGTGAGGGACGTCAGCTGCAAGAACTGCAACAGCAAGTTGGGTTGGATCTACGAGTTTGCGACGGAGGACAGTCAGCGCTACAAAGAGGGGCGCGTCATCCTGGAGAGGGCGCTGGTCAGGGAGAGCGAGGGCTTCGAGGAGCACGTCCCCTCAGACAACTCGTGA